A single genomic interval of Pithys albifrons albifrons isolate INPA30051 chromosome 11, PitAlb_v1, whole genome shotgun sequence harbors:
- the CLDN1 gene encoding claudin-1 → MASGGLQLLGFVLAFLGWIGIIISTAMPQWKMASYAGDNIVTAQALYEGLWMSCAMQSTGQIQCKVYDSLLKLESSLQATRALMVAAILLGLVGVFVAVTGMKCMKCMEDDQVKKMRMAVFGGVIFIISGLAALVATSWYGNRVARAFYDPFTPVNTRFEFGSALFIGWAASSLAILGGSFLCCSCPRRETSYPPTRGYPKNASSTGKDYV, encoded by the exons ATGGCCAGCggagggctgcagctcctgggcttCGTGCTAGCCTTCCTGGGCTGGATTGGCATTATCATCAGTACAGCCATGCCCCAGTGGAAGATGGCATCCTACGCGGGGGACAACATCGTCACGGCCCAGGCGCTCTACGAGGGGCTGTGGATGTCGTGCGCCATGCAGAGCACGGGGCAGATCCAGTGCAAGGTGTACGACTCGCTGCTCAAGCTGGAGA GCAGTCTGCAGGCCACGAGGGCTTTGATGGTGGCTGCAATACTCCTGGGGCTCGTGGGTGTGTTTGTTGCTGTGACTGGCATGAAATGCATGAAGTGCATGGAAGATGACCAGGTCAAGAAGATGCGGATGGCTGTCTTTGGTGGGGTGATCTTCATCATTTCAG GTCTGGCAGCACTGGTGGCCACTTCATGGTATGGCAATAGAGTGGCTCGGGCCTTTTATGACCCTTTCACCCCCGTCAACACCAG atTTGAGTTTGGGTCAGCTCTCTTCATTGGCTGGGCAGCTTCATCTCTGGCCATACTGGGGGgatccttcctctgctgctcctgtccACGGAGGGAAACTTCATATCCACCCACCCGAGGCTATCCAAAAAATGCCTCCTCCACAGGGAAGGATTACGTATAA